The region GGGAAACGCTTCGCCGTGCGGTGCAGCAGGTCGGCGATGGTCTGGCGGCGGATGGCGGGGTCCATGCGGGTCTCCTTCAAGTGCGTCACATCGTAGCGGCGGGCACCCTCCCCATCAACCGGGCGTCACTGCCTGGGCAATCGCGCCGAGAAGGTCGTTCCCGCCTGCGCCGTGCTCTCGACCGCCATCACCCCCCCGTGCGCCTTCGCGATTTCGTTCACGATGTACAGCCCCAGCCCGACGGAGCGTTGCGCGCCCGCTTCGTCGCCGCGCGACATCGGCTTGAACAGCTCCGGCCGCAGCGACTGCGGAATCTCCGGCCCGAGGTTGTGCACGGCCAGCGTGAATTCGCGCTCATCGACGCGTGAAGTCACGGTCACCGGCGTGCCGGGCTGGCCGTACGCCATCGCGTTGGCGACGAGGTTGCCGATCATCTGCGCGAGCCGGTCGGGGTCGGCGAGGCATTCTCCTTCTCCCTCCTGCGCGTGGCGCAACTGCCGGTCCGGGAATGCGAGCGTGAGCTCGTCGACGCTGTCGGCCGCGATCCTGTGCGGGAGCACCGGCTTGCGCGTGACGGACAGCCCATTGCCCACGCGCGCCTGCGTGAAGTCCAGCAGGTCCGCGATCAGGCGGTTGGCGCGCTCGGTCGCGCGCGTCACCCGGCCGAGCACGTTGAGCTGGTTCGGCGTGACCTCGCCGCGCGACAGCAGCACCGCGCCCATCTGGATGGTGGACAGCGGATTGCGCAGGTCGTGGCTCACGATGCCCACCATCTGCTCGGCGAAGAGCGCCCGGTCCTTCGCCTCGGCCTGCAGGCGCTTCGCCTCGGTCACGGCGTCTTCCAGCTTGCGGCGCGAGGACACGAGCTCGCGTTCGTACTTGTCGCGATCGCGCGCGACGTAGAGCGCGATCTCGTGCACCCATCCGCCGCCGCCCCGGTCGCGGCGGATCGCGTTCATCACCATCGGGATGCCCGGGCCCACCTTGGGCACGAGCTCCAGCTTCACTTCCGAGACGGACCCCTGCATCTGCAGCAGGGGCTGCCAGTGCGTCTGGTGGAAGATGCGCCCGCCCATCGTGAAGAGCTCCTGCAACTTCTTCCTGCCGGCGAGCTCGCCGGGCTCGTAGCCCACCCAGTGGCACAGCGTGCGGTTGGCCCACAGGAAGACGCCCTCGCCGTCCGTCTGTGCGAGGCCGCAGGCGGCGTCCTGGATCGCGGTGAACGCGTCCGGCCAGGGTTCCGCGGGCTGTGTCACGGCCTGCTCAGTACCCCTGCCGGGCCAGGAAGGCGTCGATCGCGTCGGCGCTCGCGCCCGGCGCGCTCAAGTGCGGGCAGTGGCCCTGGTTCTCGATGATCGCGAGCGTCGCCTTCGGCAGCGTGCGCTGCAGGTACTCGCCGACCGCGCGCGGCGCGATGATGTCGTCGCTGCACTGCAGGATCAGCGTGGGCGTGTCGAGCTTGTGCAGGTCCGCGCGGTTGTCCGAGAGGAAGGTGACGCGCGCGAACTGCTTGGCGATTTCCGGGTCGGTGCGGCAGAAGCTGTTGGTGAGCTCCATGCCGAGCGCGGGCTGCTCCGGCGCGCCCATGATGGCCGGCGCCATGTTGCTGGCCCAGCCGAGGTAGTTGCTTTCCAGCGCCTCGAGCAGGCCGTCGATGTCCTTGCGCTCGAAGCCGCCCACGTAATCGCCGTCGTTGATGTAGCAGGGGGACGGGCCGACCATCACCTGCGCCGCGAAGCGCCCGGGCTTGGCGATGTCGGCGAGCATGCCGATCATCGCGCTCACCGAATGGCCCACGAAGATGGAAGGCCCCTCGGCGAACTCGTCGACGATCTCGCACACGTCGTGCGCATAGCCGTGCAGCGAGTCGTACCTGGTCCTGTCGTACGCGGCGAGGTCGGAGTTGCCACTGCCCACCAGGTCGAAGAGCACGGTGCGAAAGCGCCCGGCATACGTGGGCGCCATCAGCCGCCACATGTTCTGGTCGCAGCCGAACCCATGGGCGAAAAACACCGTGGCCGGACCTTTCCCCTGGACCTGGAC is a window of Caenimonas aquaedulcis DNA encoding:
- a CDS encoding PAS domain-containing sensor histidine kinase, with the translated sequence MTQPAEPWPDAFTAIQDAACGLAQTDGEGVFLWANRTLCHWVGYEPGELAGRKKLQELFTMGGRIFHQTHWQPLLQMQGSVSEVKLELVPKVGPGIPMVMNAIRRDRGGGGWVHEIALYVARDRDKYERELVSSRRKLEDAVTEAKRLQAEAKDRALFAEQMVGIVSHDLRNPLSTIQMGAVLLSRGEVTPNQLNVLGRVTRATERANRLIADLLDFTQARVGNGLSVTRKPVLPHRIAADSVDELTLAFPDRQLRHAQEGEGECLADPDRLAQMIGNLVANAMAYGQPGTPVTVTSRVDEREFTLAVHNLGPEIPQSLRPELFKPMSRGDEAGAQRSVGLGLYIVNEIAKAHGGVMAVESTAQAGTTFSARLPRQ
- a CDS encoding alpha/beta fold hydrolase, which translates into the protein MSVQRRNNVQVQGKGPATVFFAHGFGCDQNMWRLMAPTYAGRFRTVLFDLVGSGNSDLAAYDRTRYDSLHGYAHDVCEIVDEFAEGPSIFVGHSVSAMIGMLADIAKPGRFAAQVMVGPSPCYINDGDYVGGFERKDIDGLLEALESNYLGWASNMAPAIMGAPEQPALGMELTNSFCRTDPEIAKQFARVTFLSDNRADLHKLDTPTLILQCSDDIIAPRAVGEYLQRTLPKATLAIIENQGHCPHLSAPGASADAIDAFLARQGY